One Panicum virgatum strain AP13 chromosome 9K, P.virgatum_v5, whole genome shotgun sequence genomic region harbors:
- the LOC120651047 gene encoding probable 3-ketoacyl-CoA synthase 20, whose product MGRREVLGGGAPPANNAQALGRRVVGHLHLLLAGAALIIAAAPRLSAALPAPANRLLANGLLRELAALGASAPAVAVACWAAAVAAWAYAVSRPRPVYLVELSGYIAGEAHEASRAKTIAHFGRCGRFSEASMAFQKRMLERSGLGERTHFPASLISVPVDMCLRTAREESHAVIYGVVEGVLRRAGVAAAEVGVLIFNSSLLSTTPSFTSLIANRYGMRHDVVAHNLSGMGCSAGIIAIDLAKRLLQVHPDTYALVVSTENITLNAYMGNNRPMLVTNTLFRVGGAAILLSNRRADRARAKYQLIHTVRTHRGAHDQSFRCVTQEEDDAGCVGVSLSKELMLVAGEALRTNITTLGPLVLPMSEQLRFLATVVLNRVFRANVRAYLPDFRLAFDHFCIHAGGRGVLDELERSLKLSAWHMEPSRMTLCRFGNTSSSSLWYELAYSEAKGRIRKGDRVWQIAFGSGFKCNSAVWKALRTVDGGEEGNPWTPELDVLPIHVPKVSPVDETTYTFPDGATYKVERGPQG is encoded by the exons ATGGGTCGTCGGGAGGTGCTCGGTGGTGGTGCGCCGCCGGCTAACAACGCGCAGGCGTTGGGCCGCCGGGTCGTCGGCcacctccatctcctcctcgccggcgcggcgctcaTCATCGCCGCGGCCCCGCGGCTGTCGGCGGCGCTTCCGGCCCCCGCGAACAGGCTGCTGGCGAACGGCCTCCTGCGGGAGCTGGCCGCCCTGGGCGCgagcgcgccggcggtggcggtggcctgctgggcggcggcggtggcggcgtgggcGTACGCCGTGTCGCGCCCCCGGCCCGTGTACCTGGTGGAGCTGTCCGGGTACATCGCCGGCGAGGCCCACGAGGCGTCCCGCGCCAAGACGATCGCGCACTTCGGGCGGTGCGGGCGGTTCAGCGAGGCGAGCATGGCGTTCCAGAAGCGGATGCTGGAGCGGTCGGGGCTCGGGGAGCGGACCCACTTCCCGGCGTCGCTGATCAGCGTGCCCGTGGACATGTGCCTCCGCACGGCGCGGGAGGAGTCGCACGCCGTCATCTACGGCGTGGTGGAGGGCGTGCTCCGGCGGGCCGGCGTCGCCGCGGCGGAGGTCGGCGTGCTCATCTTCAACTCCAGCCTGCTCAGCACCACGCCGTCCTTCACCTCGCTCATCGCCAACCGCTACGGCATGAGGCACGACGTCGTCGCCCACAACCTCAGCGGCATGGGGTGCAGCGCCGGCATCATCGCCATCGACCTCGCAAAGCGCCTGCTGCAG GTGCACCCGGACACGTACGCGCTGGTGGTGAGCACGGAGAACATCACCCTCAACGCCTACATGGGCAACAACCGGCCGATGCTGGTAACCAACACGCTCTtccgcgtcggcggcgccgccatccTCCTCTCCAACCGCCGCGCCGACCGCGCCCGGGCCAAGTACCAGCTCATCCACACCGTGCGCACCCACCGCGGCGCGCACGACCAGAGCTTCCGCTGCGTGAcgcaggaggaggacgacgccggCTGCGTCGGCGTCTCCCTCTCCAAGGAGCtcatgctcgtcgccggcgaggcccTGCGCACCAACATCACCACGCTGGGGCCCCTCGTCCTCCCCATGTCGGAGCAGCTCCGCTTCCTCGCCACCGTCGTCCTCAACCGCGTCTTCCGCGCCAACGTCCGCGCCTACCTCCCCGACTTCAGGCTCGCCTTCGACCACTTCTGCAtccacgccggcggccgcggcgtgctGGACGAGCTCGAGCGCAGCCTCAAGCTCAGCGCCTGGCACATGGAGCCGTCGCGGATGACGCTCTGCCGCTTCGGCAACACCTCCAGCAGCTCGCTCTGGTACGAGCTCGCCTACAGCGAGGCCAAGGGCCGGATCCGGAAGGGCGACCGGGTGTGGCAGATCGCCTTCGGCTCAGGGTTCAAGTGCAACAGCGCCGTCTGGAAGGCGCTCCGGacggtggacggcggcgaggagggcaaCCCGTGGACGCCGGAGCTCGACGTGCTCCCCATCCACGTGCCCAAGGTCTCGCCCGTCGACGAGACCACCTACACCTTCCCGGACGGGGCCACCTACAAGGTCGAGCGGGGCCCTCAAGGTTAA